The Helianthus annuus cultivar XRQ/B chromosome 11, HanXRQr2.0-SUNRISE, whole genome shotgun sequence region GTCACTGTGGTGCTGGCATGAAGATTCAAATCTCTGCTTGATAAGCAACAAAATAATGAGGAAAAGAATTTGAAATCTCTAAACTTATATGTATCAAGTGCTTCTTATGGTGGTTGTTATATGGTATAAATAAAAGAGTATTTGACTTAAATTTAAGGCAGTCTAATGTGTTTGTTTTTTGTTGTATGTTTGGTTATGTATGTATTATTAGTTTTTGGAAATGGTTTGAAAACCGAAACGGTTGTTAAATCGGCAGCTCGATTGTTTATTGGTTCTGAAGATGCAAAAATTCTCCGCCAGGGTAATTAGGTCGTTGCATCAGCTAGAGGAGATAGACGACGCACACTTCATCTTCTCCAATTTGCTCCAAGTGGGTGCTGCAGACAACATGAACTCGTTAACAGGGGTCAGGGACCGGGGTCTCTAAACCACCTTCCAACGCTCAAGTCAGTATCGTATTCCTCATAATCGGAGCACATATGTAAAATGAGTGTAAATTAGAGTGAGAGTAAATGAGCTAACACCAATTTATATATATTTCAAGTTTATGGTTGAAAAAAAACTTCCAATGCCAACACCAATTTACAGTGCTTAATTCCCAACATTAAAAGATGCAAATACATATATTCTACATTGAATACAACATTTATACTCGCTTTAAAAAAATTAGATCCATGAGTTTATGAGTTTAAAACTGATATGCAAGTTAAGTTTGTGTATCTCATTTCAATACAGACATAAATTATTATCTTATATATAGTATAAATTTTTCGAAACCGATATAtgagttattattttttttgctaTAAATTGGTTACACATCCACATAAACTTGCCACAAACGAAAAGACAAAAGTCATCATATTAGAAATCATCAACCCCCCCCCCTCTCGTGTGAGTGAACCATGGCTGAGGGAAGAGGCAGTGTAGTGGTGTCAATGGTGGTGCTTTGTCTACTAGTGGTGGCATTTCAATGCGAGGTAGCTCAAGCAGCTACTTATGTTGTCGGCGATGACAATGGCTGGACGTTTAGTGTTGCTGGCTGGGAAAACGGCAAGAATTTCAACGCAGGCGATGTCCTTGGTATCCTCTCAACATGAGGTCACCACTTTTGTCACTTCAGTCCAAGAATGAAACGTTTTGCATCTGGGTCCTGatgtttcatttttgttgtcattttcatccaattggCAAAGTGGGTTAGAATTTTCCGTTAACTACTCCCCTTTTTTTGGTTTCCTCATTTAAATGAAGGGTATAATCGTCATTTTATgtcataatatatttaattaaatgAGAAAAACGACAAAAAATGTTGaagttaacagaaaattctaacTCAGATTGCCAATTGGATTAATatggcaacaaaaatgaaacGTCAGGTGCCCAGATGCAAAACGTTTCATTTTTGAACTGAAGTGGTAAAAGTGGCCTAAACTAAAAgaccattttggcattttacaCTAAAATATAATAGTTAAGTAATTACAAAGAAATGCTTATTTTAGTTCAATTGTTATTATATGATTGGAACAGTGTTTAACTACCCACAAGGAGCACATAATGTGGTGGTCGTGAACAAGGAAAGCTATGATGGGTGCAACACAACCCCAAGCGAAGCAAAGGTGTACACAAGtggaaatgaccaaattacccttgtgAAGGGTTATAACAACTTCATTTGTA contains the following coding sequences:
- the LOC110888446 gene encoding basic blue protein, coding for MAEGRGSVVVSMVVLCLLVVAFQCEVAQAATYVVGDDNGWTFSVAGWENGKNFNAGDVLVFNYPQGAHNVVVVNKESYDGCNTTPSEAKVYTSGNDQITLVKGYNNFICSYFGHCDSGMKIQIFVS